A window from Pseudomonas kribbensis encodes these proteins:
- a CDS encoding alpha/beta fold hydrolase, which yields MLAIALGIASAYASAAEVPGGKIDAITAGSNVSFGALKHVKAGLLDVSYAETGPVDGPVVILLHGWPYDIHSYTDVAPALAQKGYRVLIPYARGYGDTRFLSAKTVRNGQPAALAKDLIDFMDALKIKQAVLGGYDWGARTADIVAALWPERVKALVAVSGYLIGSQDAGKTPLPPAAELQWWYQFYFATERGRLGYEKNTHDFAKLIWQLASPKWNFDDATYDRSAAALQNPDHVAVSIFNYRWRLGLIKGEAQYDPLEKKLAAFPSIGVPTITLEGDANGAPHPPAEAYAKRFTGKYEYRLVSGGIGHNLPQEAPQAFAQAVIDADHL from the coding sequence ATGCTGGCGATTGCGCTGGGCATCGCCTCGGCATACGCCAGCGCCGCCGAAGTACCCGGCGGCAAGATCGACGCGATCACCGCCGGCAGCAACGTTTCATTCGGCGCGCTGAAACACGTCAAGGCCGGACTGCTGGACGTGTCGTACGCGGAAACCGGCCCCGTCGACGGGCCGGTGGTGATCCTGCTGCACGGCTGGCCCTACGACATTCACAGCTACACCGACGTGGCCCCGGCACTGGCACAGAAAGGCTATCGGGTACTGATTCCCTATGCGCGCGGTTATGGCGATACACGCTTTCTGTCGGCCAAAACCGTGCGCAATGGCCAGCCGGCGGCGCTGGCGAAAGACCTGATCGACTTCATGGATGCCCTGAAAATCAAGCAGGCCGTGCTCGGCGGTTATGACTGGGGCGCGCGCACCGCCGATATCGTCGCTGCGCTCTGGCCCGAGCGGGTAAAAGCGCTGGTGGCGGTGAGTGGTTACCTGATCGGCAGCCAGGACGCTGGCAAGACTCCGTTGCCTCCCGCCGCCGAGTTGCAGTGGTGGTATCAGTTCTATTTTGCGACCGAGCGCGGTCGTCTGGGTTACGAGAAAAACACCCATGACTTCGCGAAACTGATCTGGCAATTGGCGTCGCCGAAATGGAACTTCGACGATGCGACCTACGACCGCAGCGCCGCCGCGTTGCAGAACCCGGATCACGTCGCCGTGTCGATCTTCAACTACCGCTGGCGTCTGGGCCTGATCAAAGGGGAAGCGCAATACGATCCGCTGGAGAAAAAACTGGCGGCATTCCCCTCGATCGGCGTGCCGACCATCACCCTCGAAGGCGACGCCAATGGTGCGCCGCATCCACCGGCCGAGGCCTACGCCAAACGCTTCACCGGCAAGTACGAATACCGCTTGGTCAGCGGCGGTATCGGCCACAACCTGCCTCAGGAAGCGCCGCAGGCGTTCGCTCAGGCGGTGATCGATGCCGATCATCTCTGA